The Echinicola jeungdonensis genome segment CAATACCGACCTCACTTGGGAAAAAACTACAGAATTCAATTTTGGCCTGAATTATAGTTTTTTCAATTACAGAGTTAATGGAACCTTGGATATTTACAGAAGGGATGCAAAGGATTTGATTATGAGGCGTCAACTCCCTTCAACAAGTGGATGGAGCGATATTTGGGACAATGTAGGTTGGGTTAGAAATACCGGAGTTGAATTTGGATTAAATACCTTAAATATCCAGAACAATGATTTTTCATGGACTACAGATATTGTTTTTGACCGGAATAAAAACGAGATCGTTGAATTGTTTGGTAAGAAAGAAGATGATATTGGGAATAGATGGTTTATTGGACATCCCATCCAAGTAAATTACGATTATGAGTTTGATGGAATCTGGCAGACCGATGAGGCGGATTTGGCAGCGGACTATGGGCAGACTCCTGGCCAGGTAAAGGTGAAGGATTTAAATAATGACCAGGTAATAGATGCTGATGATAGGAATATTATTGGTCAGCGGACTCCTAAGTGGAGTGGGAGCATCACCAATACCATGAATTATAAAACCTGGGACTTTTCATTCAATGTTTACACCCGCCAAGGGCAGCAATTGTATAGTACCTTTGTTTCCACTTATATGGCCTATGAAGGCAACTATAAAAATGTGGATGTCAATTACTGGACTGAGGACAATCCATCCAATAAATATCCTCAACCTGGTAACAAGGGACGGTATTTTAATGCCATGCGGTATCAGGATGTATCATTTGTCAGATTGGGCAATGTCACCTTGGGCTATGCTTTTCCGGATGAATTGTTGAATAAGTTAAATGTCAGGAAGCTTAGACTCTATTTTACTGCTACCAACCCTATTGTATTTACTTCCTATAAGGGGTATGATCCTGAATGGGCCTCTCAAAACACATGGGGTGAGTCCACGAGTTTTGCAACTTATCTGATGGGTATTAATCTTGAATTTTAAATCATTTACCATGAAATTTAATAATCAAATATATATAATCTGCTTATTAGCTTTGTCTACTTTTTCTTGTGAAGATTTCCTTGAAGAAGAAAACAGAAGTAATGTAAACGCTGATACTTATTTTGTTGATGAGTCAGGTTACGAATCATTAGTTAGCGCAGCCTATTCCTCATTAAGGAATGTGTGGGGAGATGACCCTTGGCTTTTTTGCCTTGGCGTTGATATTTACACCAGAGGGGAAAGCGAACTTATCGGCGGTACTTATGAGAACCGGGATGTGTTCAGTAGCCAACTCAATGAATATGCTGGTTTGGATCCTCAAAATAGTTTTGTTTCTGATTTTTATTCAGAGGTTTACCGGGCTATTCAGATTTGCAATACAGCCATATCAAGAGCAGATGCTGTCAATGGAATGGATGAGCAAAAGAAACAAAGGCTTGTTTCAGAGGTTAAGTTTCTTCGTGCCTATTATTATTATTTGTTAGTAGAGCAATTTGGTGGTATTCCAATTGTGGAAGAAGAAATCAACTCTGCAGTCACCAATTTTGAAAGGGCTTCTGAGGCAACCGTATATGAATATATCATTAGCGAATTGCAATCCTCTATGGAGGGAGTTTCTCCTGGTCCTGACCAATTTGGTCGGGTTAGTGAAGGAGCGGTGAAAAACCTCCTGGCTTTGGTTCATCTCACCAGAGGATATCGGTCTTATGGGGCTCCTGATGATTTTTCTTTGGCAGCATCTTTAGCTGATGAAGTAATAAATGATTACGGATATTCTCTATTAGGCACATTTGAAGAAGTGTTCACCCCTGGCAATGAAATAAATAGTGAGATCATTTTTTCTGTACAATATGATCCGGGGACGTTGGGGGTAACCAGTCAAGGACGTCCTGACGGGAACGGGCAAAGTGCACATTGGGGATGGGAATTATGGACCAAGGAAGCAGGGTTTGAGCGTGAAAATCCTACCTATAACTGGAAAAAGTCACAATTCACTCCAACCCAATTCTTATACTCCCTTTTTAATACAAGTATGGACAGTCGGTATGATGGGACGTTCTTAAGTACGTTTTATGCTACTATTGATGATCCTGCACAAGGCATTGAAGCGGGGGATCTAAAAGTGTATTTTCCAAAGTGGGATGAGGATTTTACAACCCTTGACTCACTGGCTTTTATGGCACAGCATCCTAACGCTAATATCATTACTTATCCCAGATGGAAACAGGATATTGAGAATGTCGGAGGAGCAGGAAAATTCCCAATGGTGTGGAAGTTTCATGATCCAGATGCAGCTTTCCATTCCAATACCGACAACTACACCGGAACTCGCGATATTTTCCTTTACCGGTTGGCAGAAACCTATCTAATTGCTGCTGAAGCTTATCATAATTTAGGAAATAATGCTTTGGCTGCTGATAGGATCAATACTGTTAGAAGGAGGGCAGCCATTCCTGGAAATGAGTCAACAATGGAGATTTCAGCAGCCGATGTGGACCTTGACTTTATCCTCGATGAAAGAGCACGTGAAATGACAGGGGAATATAAGCGTTGGATGGATCTGAAAAGAACCGGCAAATTGATTGAACGAACTTTGCAGCATAATAATCTTGCAGAAAGAGCAAATCAAATAAAACCATTCCATTTGTTACGGCCAATTCCTCAATCGGTTATTGACCGGGACACTGGAGAATTCCCACAGAATCCTGACTACAACTAATAAAATTCTTCCAAGCAACCATCAGGGAAAGTTTTCTTTACCTGATGGATTTTTTATTTCCAAGGAAAAGGCTTTGGATTGCCATGGGCTTACCAGTAATAACAAATCTCACATTCGTTTAAAGCCAACTAAAAATCTTATAAATGGTAAATAATCCAGGCCAAAATAGATGGAGGTTAAATGTTTTGTTGCGATAGACATTAAGGGAAATTAATTATGGGATATTTTGATAAGAATGATAGCACAAAGAATTTAAAGCTTATTTTTAGATGTTTTCCGGTAATATTATTTTTTGGATTGTTATTTGGCTCTGGCTTAGCAAATGGCCAGGATGCCCCATCAGCATTCCAAAACCCTATAATGCCGGGGTTTGGGCCAGATCCCTCTATTTGCAGAGCAGGGGATGATTATTACTTGGTCAACTCTTCTTTTGCATGGTTTCCTGGAATTCCGATATACCACAGCAAGGATTTGGTCAACTGGAAGTTGATTGGATATGGAATTACCCGCCCGGAACAACTTAATTTTGATGGTATAAAAGATAAAAACGGGATCTGGGCTCCTACTATTCGCTATCATAAGGGTTTGTTTTATATTTCGACCACTTGTAATAATTGCGGTGGAAATTTTTATATCACAGCTGATGATCCCACCGGAGAATGGTCTGACCCAGTTTGGTTGCCAGAAGCCCCTGGTATAGATCCCTCCTTATTCTGGGACGATGATGGCCGGTGCTATTACACGGGAAACTATTGGAATTTTAAAGGGTCTTGGCCAGGCCATTGTGCTATATGGGCACAGGAACTGGATTTAGAAAAACAAAAATTGGTAGGGGAAATGAAGGTGTTGACCTCGGGACATGCCAACAATGCAAGCCATACAGAAGCTCCCCACATCTATAAAATCGATGGGCGGTATTTATTGGGGACTGCTGAAGGAGGTACAAACGGGTACCATGCTGTGACCGTGCATCATAGTGATGCGGTGTTGGGCCCCTACACTGCCGATAAAATAAATCCGGTATTGACGCACCGGCATTTCGGTGAAGATTATCCGGTCCAGGCAGTGGGTCATGCAG includes the following:
- a CDS encoding RagB/SusD family nutrient uptake outer membrane protein — translated: MKFNNQIYIICLLALSTFSCEDFLEEENRSNVNADTYFVDESGYESLVSAAYSSLRNVWGDDPWLFCLGVDIYTRGESELIGGTYENRDVFSSQLNEYAGLDPQNSFVSDFYSEVYRAIQICNTAISRADAVNGMDEQKKQRLVSEVKFLRAYYYYLLVEQFGGIPIVEEEINSAVTNFERASEATVYEYIISELQSSMEGVSPGPDQFGRVSEGAVKNLLALVHLTRGYRSYGAPDDFSLAASLADEVINDYGYSLLGTFEEVFTPGNEINSEIIFSVQYDPGTLGVTSQGRPDGNGQSAHWGWELWTKEAGFERENPTYNWKKSQFTPTQFLYSLFNTSMDSRYDGTFLSTFYATIDDPAQGIEAGDLKVYFPKWDEDFTTLDSLAFMAQHPNANIITYPRWKQDIENVGGAGKFPMVWKFHDPDAAFHSNTDNYTGTRDIFLYRLAETYLIAAEAYHNLGNNALAADRINTVRRRAAIPGNESTMEISAADVDLDFILDERAREMTGEYKRWMDLKRTGKLIERTLQHNNLAERANQIKPFHLLRPIPQSVIDRDTGEFPQNPDYN
- a CDS encoding glycoside hydrolase family 43 protein yields the protein MLFGSGLANGQDAPSAFQNPIMPGFGPDPSICRAGDDYYLVNSSFAWFPGIPIYHSKDLVNWKLIGYGITRPEQLNFDGIKDKNGIWAPTIRYHKGLFYISTTCNNCGGNFYITADDPTGEWSDPVWLPEAPGIDPSLFWDDDGRCYYTGNYWNFKGSWPGHCAIWAQELDLEKQKLVGEMKVLTSGHANNASHTEAPHIYKIDGRYLLGTAEGGTNGYHAVTVHHSDAVLGPYTADKINPVLTHRHFGEDYPVQAVGHADLVQIQNGTWWAVVLGKRQIEGHVPLPRETFLCKVTMENGTPIFNPGQGKVLMEQERPDLPWTPIPTEPHRDEFDSDSLALKWYTVRTPTRKFHTLEKGKLTMELRPQVVDSLENASLLIQPTRHFKFSATTKLTFKPTKENEQAGLIIYRTNESYYTLMKEKGRVVLVKKFDGQKKIVLSDPYNKTEVFFNLEVDSLAMQFQFGESPDNMVNIGEVQSLVTLSENEINKFNGTGIGLYATSKGQKSNNKAIFDWFEYKY